The Papaver somniferum cultivar HN1 chromosome 6, ASM357369v1, whole genome shotgun sequence genome segment GGTCGGTCTTGGCTCGTTTGAGCTCTTTTTCAACAGCGCGATCATCCATGTTTTGGCTAACGACCAGGGATGCTGTGGGTGAACTAAAAGTATCCCGATCGGCTGAGGTAATAGTGGGCCCGTTGGTGGACACTATGGAGATTGCCTAGTTTCGCTAGGAAGAGGCTAAGCTTGTTGAATCGACTGGCCAAATCATATGGCTTTGATTGATTTTAAGACTGAAATGGACAGTCtaggttttccttaaggaattgtgTCGCTCGTGCTAACTTTTAGTTAAGAGCACCTTGACACGGAAATCTCTTTATTAGAGAGTGGTGCATcctgtgagtgttttcatgcagatatcaatactgacacttcgggagattcgtgctactccgctgcgagtgaacattaattgtcatgtcatgccaatattgagagttcagataggaacatagcatgggaaaatactaggcaggctccggcattagtgagtaatgcagttaggagcttaaatactcattatgCTCTaaaatagtgaacaattcatgtgggagattgagtttcaatataatgtgaagagagacataggcactcatcatattcTAATATATTTTCTAAATTCTTTGTagaatatagatatatcaaggtctactacttctgatgctgggtcaggtagatagacttttacagttttcgccgtaagctaaaaaccaccatcaacaaatgtaATCATTTATCTcttcctgcaaaaacaaagtagtgtTAGTAGAAACCTTAAGTTCTGAGATTGTATTTCGGCTCCTCCTCATCCGAATGCTATTATAGTAAAATCCAGTTTTTTGATCACCATCTTCCAACCAAGTTACTCTCGacttcatcttaaccataactgcCAACTCCGTTCTCACATCATCAACAACCTTCTTAGCATCCGGAACTTTCAAAAATTGAAACTCATCCGTCGGGTCATAATCAAGAAGATAATTCTTAGTTTCAAGATTTAATTCAGCTTGCTTCAAATGAAATTGAACATCACCAAAAACagttctattccaaatcttcaacgCCTCCTTCAATATCTTTAAtttagaagtaaaaaaaaaaaagaggcgcACCATCAAGCCTCATTTTCCAATTATCCTCCACCAGCTGCATAAAACTAGGATGAGAAAGCCACATTTTTTGAATCCTGAAAGGTACTCTAGCCGGCCTTGGATTCTCAAAAGCAAACCCGAAAAGGGGAGAATGATCCGAGCAAACCTAGGCAAGGCTTTACACCTCCAATTCGCGTATTTATCGTACCAAGCATCATTAACAACCGCTCTATCATGTTTAGAAAAAATTCTTCGTATTCCACTCGGAAAATTGGACCAAGTATATTTTTTCCCAATAGCATCAGCTTCAACCAAACCATTTTCAGAGATCCAACTTCTAAACTCATTTATATAAACTTCTTTTATCGTCCTACCACCCTTGTTTTCATCCAAGCGCAAAACACAATTAAATTCCCCCAACTCCAACCAAGGAATAAATATGAAACCTAGCCCCAATTGTCGGTAAAGTCTTTTCCTTTCCACCGAATCATAAGAAGCATGAACTGTCGTGATGTCACCAGCAAAATTCAAAGTGATTGCTTGCTTTGAAGAAGATAGCACATCCGGCCTAGCCAAAGAATTTCTCCACAAGACCCAAATGTTACCCTTTTCTTCGCCAGCTTCATTTGTAATAACATCTTCACAGAAATCAACTAATTTTAACTTCCTAAAAAATTGTGTAGTGCAAAAAACTTGCAGTTCTGCAATACAAATTATGTCTGGATTATGCAGATATAGCTCTTCCAACTTGGCCCTTGCATCATCtttagccaagccttgagcattccaataaaagACACGCATTATTTAACCAAGTCTCCAGAAGGGCTTGTCGAACCCTTATCATCATCTTTACGCGTTTGACTTCTACCTCTTCTTCCAATTTGGACTTCCTCTTCGCCCAGTTTGGGCACAGTTTTAAGTTTCTTCTTTGGACCTGTTGTAGAAACGCCATTCTTGGCAAAATTATCCAACTTCTTCTTTTCGGCCTGTTCCTTATTTAATCTATCATCCTCATCCTTAGCAGCACTCCACTCCAAATTTTCAGCTTCGGTCTCAACTGTATTAGTAATACTCACAGTTGGCTGGTTCTCCATAACAATGTTTTCAACTTCTTCCTCGTTCTCATCAGTGGCAGTATCGAACATATTGGAAGTCTCAAGAGGCTCCGCTGTGTTGGTTGGCGCATTCCTTCATGTTGTTTTAGCTGGGGGACTAAAACCATCATCTCCTGCTGGCTCCATAATATATGTAGTAAGTGGATCTCCAGTGGCTACAAACTCAATATTTGGAATGGATGTACTTTGTGTTGCGGCTTGCTGTGTCTCAGGTTATGTCTCAATTTGAGATTCCTGTTCTTTACTTGCTTCCCTTTGAATACGGTTCTCCTCATCAATTCTATTTTtcttcatgattaaatctctcgCATTTTGAAGTTTTTGCAACGCCAAATCCTGCTCAATTTTTGCTAAATCAGCAGCCTTAGCCAACTCAGCAGCAATCCTCTTTTGCTCATCATAGTATGCAAAcagttcttcttcttatttttccaaaCTAACAACATTAATGgtgcatcatcatcttctttttcgCATAAATTCTGCACCGAATCAGTTGCACGATTTGTGCAAACAGATTCAGGCGTGAGCTTATCTTGTGCCACAACACCAGTACGAACATCTCCAACAGTATTGTTAGAAGGGCTTGGAATGAGTGTGTGGATACCAGCAAACTTAACACCACCAATCAATAACTCATCAGATTTATTCTTTGGATCCTCCGGTGGCACGTTATTTGCATCATCAATTTCTTTTCCAGGCGGCTTCTTAGGTGGATCATTCTTCTTGTATTTCCAcatcttccaaatatttttttaACTCATCCATATTTATATTAAGAGCCGCACGCTTCTCCTGATCAGCTTCAG includes the following:
- the LOC113290758 gene encoding uncharacterized protein LOC113290758; the protein is MRVFYWNAQGLAKDDARAKLEELYLHNPDIICIAELQVFCTTQFFRKLKLVDFCEDVITNEAGEEKGNIWVLWRNSLARPDVLSSSKQAITLNFAGDITTVHASYDSVERKRLYRQLGLGFIFIPWLELGEFNCVLRLDENKGGRTIKEVYINEFRSWISENGLVEADAIGKKYTWSNFPSGIRRIFSKHDRAILKEALKIWNRTVFGDVQFHLKQAELNLETKNYLLDYDPTDEFQFLKVPDAKKVVDDVRTELAVMVKMKSRVTWLEDGDQKTGFYYNSIRMRRSRNTISELKVSTNTTLFLQEEINDYIC